Below is a window of Populus alba chromosome 2, ASM523922v2, whole genome shotgun sequence DNA.
cagaacgggttgacccaagaaacttctcgtagttttcaaaaatgtaaaacaactttatttgccttagcatgcttttgtctttgcttttattttctctagtgagcattcagagcTCATTTTATCAgccagattttttattttatctttgagcctaccttttctttaaataaatgatgagattatgcacttttggaacaagttgagtggttacaaataaagtatcataaaatggtttaatatgaaatttaagaaaagctacccttgaaatacaacctcacctctggataacataatgaattgatacatcacctgtaaattttctttcaagacaaaaatagagtttatcaatcctaaacaatgtgcatttttgaaaaaaaaaacacatcattattgtcctttcactctctaaagagttttttgttggtggttttgttttgagtcgaaatgaatttcttctctatataaaaacccagactaggatcgcacccctacactgggggcaagacgagatgttttatgaaaagttttacgaaagcctacgatttgaaaaccaagctaaaacatttgacaaaagcatgacagagaggcaaatacaagtcatacattttgagaaaaggactacttgaagaaagtcaaaagaccttttctccaagaatatgataggcaacacgagagataagtccagcatacgacttcaaaagcaagttcatgttaagagggagtctcatgaactagaagaagaggctgggacctatgtttcaaaaccaggtatgaatgcatgcattgcatctaatcataaatcattgcatatatgttttttggatcgttacaggaggagatcgtagcgcattccaacaagattatggacgaagaaagaatcattgagttgattctagaacaacaagaagagaaagataatggttttcaaaccctgccaagcaggaagaacgacatggacagcattcggtaaaaaggaatcaccaaatgggattccaagttgttgagaatcgacagaagggatctcgtatttcgatgaaggtcgccagaagggacctcatatttcagctttgaataaaaggaatcgccagatgggattccaagttgtttgagatcgccagaaggggtctcgttttcgatattcatcaatggaggtcgccagaagggacctcaaatttcagctttggtataaaaaggaatcgccagatgggattccaagttgtttggctaaaggagatcgctagaagagatctcatatttcgatgaaggtcgccagaagagacctcatatttcagctttgaataaaaggaatcgctagatgggattccaagttgtttgagatcgccagaaggggtctcgttttcgatattcatcaatggaggtcgccagaagggacctcaaatttcagctttggtataaaaggaatcgccagataggattccaagttgtttggctaaaggagatcgccagaagggatctcatatttcgatggaggtcgtcagaagggacctaatatttcagctttgaataaaaggaatcgccagatgggattccaagttatttgagatcgccagaagggatctcgtacttcgacattcatcaaggaaggtcgctagaagggacctcatattgaaaccatttcttagaaaagcatggagtttacagAATTCTTCcccttgggttcgtcacccatacaatgagaccatcttttttctcgggttcgtcacccatacaatgagaccatcacttttcttgggttcgtcacccatacaatgagaccatcttttttctcgggttcgtcacccatacaatgagaccatcacttttcttgggttcgtcacccatacaatgagaccatcatttttcctgggtaggtcacccatacaatgagaccatcatttttcctgggtaggtcacccatacaatgagaccatcatttttcttgggttcgtcacccatacaatgagaccatcttttttcctgggtaggtcacccatacaatgagaccatcatttttcttgggttcgtcacccatacaatgagaccatcatttttcctgggtaggtcacccatacaatgaccatcatttttcttgggttcgtcacccatacaatgagaccatcatttttctcgggttcgtcacccatacaataagaccatcatttttcttgggtaggtcacccatacaatgagaccattatttttctgggtaggtcacccatacaatgagaccattcttcatctttttttttacctgggtaggtcacccataataatgaggccattcttccctctgggtaggtcacctaaagaatgagaccactctttcccttttccattcgggcaggtcacccatcataaagagaccacacacacatttttgtattggttatgagtaaaggaatcgccaaatgggattccaggttaaaggagatcaccaaatgggatctcagatggatttccatgttgatcaaactaaagtaataattcagaggatcgctggataaggatctcgagatgactaagtttgGATCATAgttttgggctaaggaggattgttgtaaaggacaaagtttcagataaatcaagcttcgaccatatcagtttcgggagttccgttttgggtttatctttataacacttactgcgcaaaacccatgctccgtaagtattataaagagggggcatctgttgtaacccatttttgggtccccctaaaaaaataaaataaatagccaaaagaggttagaaaataaCCGTAGGCAGAAGCGCCCgaaaaaaagtcagaaaattggtcaaggaatttaaaaatacaaggattgaatttttgacagtatatttcttgaaggatgaaagccctattgagaaggaaaatttgaattttgaggagaaaagcccaaatttgaatgtttatggacttaattggatttttgattgaatttatagaagatttgatggcaagaaaaattaatttttaagtcaatttgggctttaatttggagaaatttaagttcttgggccaaaatatattttttaggaatttattgggtcaaatcaggggctcaattgcataaatattgaagtttaagggccaattagggatttaattaagaaaatccgaaaccagggaccaaattggaagaggcgcgtaaatggaggggctgcaatttttcggttcaggggcttaattgaagaaattgaaagtttattgatcaattaggggctcaattgcttaaatcagaggccaaggaccaaagtgaaaaaggcggccaacaaagaggggcggggaccaaatttgggggactgatttgaagtttggccatttaaatgaaacggcgcgttttatccaaaacgacgccgtttcatatattaaaaaaaaaaaaaaaaaaaaaaaaagaggaccggaacggtgtcgttttgaacgacactgttcctcttcttcttttcccccccgaacctgcaacagaagaagaaaaccgtTTTCAAAAAACCATcccgcgcctctctctctcctcgcccccaccacctttagatGTTGGCCGACCATCCGTTACACCCGATGGTCCCCcacggttctgcccctataaaaagagaccccgagaggaatagagagagagagacccgaggatagagggagaagagaaataacGCACGaaggagagggagaagagaaacagaccgaaagcaagaaagaacgaaaccaaaaacagaaaaaaaaccgaagggaggagagagagaggagaccgaagagagagagaaccaacGAGAGAGAGGCAACACCACAGCGCCGCCGTCCTCGAGGCCACGACACCGCAGCGACACCGCAGCTCCACCAACGATCGCCTCCACGCCAGGTGCACACTTCTTCCctcccctgcattttttttatcatagccatttttgcctcctgcatgtagcatgcaggaggcggggggggagaaaaataattctccccccCTGGGCCATAAgatgctgggccagcccgatgctggcccagccttgcaagccAAGACCGGCCCACGTTAGCTTTGGGCTGAGACCGGCCCACCTTAGTCTTAGGCCGAGACCGGCCCAATATCATTACGGGCCGAGACCGGCCCGCCCCCCCTTTTtttgggctgagcctggcccatttatttgggccggcccagccctataatatatatatatatatatatatatatatgtgtgtgtgtgtgtgtatatatgttatatatatataaaatatatttatatataaaaaaatattttaaaaaaaatctttaaaaatattgtgatttttcggcattttttttgtcaaagtggtttaatgttggtttgtatttttatactgtaaagatacaaaaccagtgttaaaaaatacccgattttcgtcaaaacatcaaagatttttttaaaataacaaatgtttttgccttcaaaaatttttctaaaaagtccctaaaaatattgttgatttttctgcatattttttagcaaagaggattaatattgggttgtatttttataccgtaaggatacaagctaaGTATTAAAacacccgattttcgtcaaagcaaaaaaaaataatattttccaaaaattgtttttgttttaaaatacggcctagtatctccaatatatatatataaatattataacatcatattttcatacaacaaagaaaatattcaaaacaatatatgtattaacatgcattttgggctttaataaccagtttattcaagccatgagaaactaggccaatatttcaaaaattctaaaaaatcttttttgctttcttttagtatttgggattacgaatttatacgtaaaacgtattcctaaatattattaataaagtttggtatagacgttagaacaattaggattttacccgataagataaaagaccttcttaccgaggaggatttttcttgaaccataaacagaccaacgactagaagtataagaacaccttagtttttatcagataataaaacaatgcagcttaccttaggtagggcgtatttggggtgctaataccttccctttacgcaaccagtctccgtacccgatctctgagaccagttagggttcctagtgaccgaaatactaggtggcgactccaaagaaccaaataataaaaaattcgccagtcgaacccgcaaattgaaatatatgattttttttttggggtgcgacaggtGTCATGGAACAAATTGGCAAGGCAAATATTGCCGACTATTTCCCAATACTTCGATTAGTAGATCCACAAGGTGTAAGACGAAAGACGaacaattatttgaaaagattaGCTCAAATTTTTGATAGTATAATCAACGAGAGGACAAGACCACGTTCTTCTTCAGTTGCATCCAAGGCAAGCCATGATGTCCTTGATGCCTTGCTGATTCTAGCCAAAGAAGACAATACTGAATTAAGCTCCACTGACATACAGGTTTTGCTTCTGGTAAGTATTGAGACTAGATTATCTAATTGATAATTATGACCAAGCTTTTCTGCACACTAACCTTCAGTTCTGAAATTAATTATCTTACGTGTTTACATCAGGATTTTTTCATTGCGGGCACTGACACTACCTCAAGCACAGTAGAGTGGGCCATGACAGAGTTATTACTGAACCCTGATAAAATGGTCAAAGCCAAAAATGAGCTCCAACAAGTCGAAGGACCGGTTCAAGAATCAGACATCTCCAAGTGTCCTTACCTTCAAGCAATAGTCAAAGAGACATTTCGGCTGCACCCACCAGCACCACTCCTGCTGCCCCGTAAAGCCGTATCCGAAGTAGAGATGCAAGGCTTCACAGTGCCCAAAAATGCACAAATACTAATCAATATTTGGGCAATAGGAAGACATCCAGCGATATGGCCAGATCCTAATTCGTTCAAGCCTGAAAGGTTCCTAGAATGCCAAGCTGACGTGAAAGGAAGAGATTTTGAGCTAATTCCATTTGGAGCAGGAAGAAGGATTTGCCCTGGATTGCCTTTGGGCCACAAGATGGTGCATTTGACGTTGGCATCTCTCATCCACTCTTTTGATTGGAAGATTGCTGATGACTTGACACCAGAGGATATAGACACGAGTGAAACGTATGGGATTACATTACATAAGAGTGAGCCTCTCCGGGCTATACCCATGTAAACGTGAACTTATTGCCTTTGTATCATGTGAAACAAGCTTgtatgaaaaaacataatttgtagGTTTGGTTGCCTTTTTAATGCTTGCAGCAAAAAATGGGAGAAAATTTgacaatataaaattcaaacatcACACAGTCTGGGTAAAACATGGTCTGGACGTCATCAGTTTCGAAATACAGTTTTCTTTTGGCTTAGCGGGATTCATCCGCAGATATTGTTGACGAAACTGCAGAAGCAACTGTGGAAGCAACCATGGAAGATGCTGATTTATATATGTGCATCGTCAGCCCTGTCCTCAAACACGTTATCGACCACGATGTCGCATCGGttcaaattatattgttttatgtttagagaaaaatgaaaaaatggaaATCATTTTCAAATCAAACCAGTTTTCTAGGATAGTCTTTACACATTTGAACACTTTTGAATTATCATGAAAAACTTGTGAACACTTTTCTGATTTCTTCTAGATTTAATGGCTTCCATTTCTTTCTGAAGTAACCCTCATGAAGCATGAATCAACATGATGCAAAAGATTTGTTTCTCAACTCCTCAAGTTTTTGTTCTTCCACGTGCACATTATCGTTAATCAAGGAGAAGCTCAATTCCTTCCGCGTCCTATGCGCTGCAAACCCAGAAATGATCGATGTCCAAGATACCAAATTATTCCTCTCCACCGAAATATCCTCAAAAAAAATTTCGACACTCACTATGGAGCCACATCTCGAATATGTATCTACAATCGACTTGGCAATACTTATATCAAATACCTTAAATCAAGCTGCAAACTTGATTTCCTTATAGTCGAATTTGGAGACCATCCATCTTCCGATTCTTCTTCAATTATGAAGTCCCAAACCCAGCTTCTTTTTACTCGAAGAAAAAAGGActggcttttttctttttaaggaaATTGGCTtctagaaaaggaaaaggaaaaggaaaaggaaagggaaaatgGAGTACTGGGCAGAGAAGCCTATGCAAGTGAGGGCAATCAAGGTTTTAGGAAAAGGGTTTGATTTGAGGAATGATTTCAGATTGAAATTTGATAAAAGAATGAGCAGTAATAACGAAAGGTTGGTGCTCTTGGTTGAGAATAACAAAAGGAAGGTTGTGTTTCTGAGGGCCTTACTGTTTCCATGTAACTAAATTTATCTCTGAGGCATTTCATCAAATAGAAGCATAGCATCACCTGAAACCCCAATTTAAAAGAGCAGTTTGTACATAAACATGACAGTAAAAACCCACTTTGAAGGTAAGACCATGAAGAAAATCACCAgctagtggtggtggtggtggtggtggtggaggctctgttgatggtggtggtggaatGTCCTTAACAAAACTAACTTCCCAACTGACTATAGCCATCTAACTAACTAACAATCACGTGTGACACTCAAAAATCCAAATAACTAACTGCATTAGTTCTTGCCGCTAGTTCTAGCTTTCTGTCTTCAATACAACAATTCGTGCTAAAATCTAGAAATTGCTCATTCAATTCTTTCAAACCTTCCCCTGTTGCATCCTCTTGAAACAGATCGAACCATTTGACTAGTCCCATTACCACATCTTTATTACCCttcttcatgatttttctatCCAAAATTGCCACTAGTTGCACCTTAAAACGACCATACTCATCCATCCTTGGTAATTCTAAAGCCACTACAGCACTACCTCCCacctttttcttaagaaatgaGACACGAAACACTGGATGAATAGAAGAATCTGCTGGCAATTATAGCTTGCAGGCTATTGGCCCAACCTTTTGTATAATTATAAAAGGGCTATGAAACCTGGGATTCAGCTTGATGCTCCTTAAAGCTACACTTGTTTGTCTACAAGGCTATTGGCCCAaccttttgtataattttactttgttgttttccaCCATTGTCTactattaaatgatgaaataatgtATTTCATGGTTAAGAACGAGGCTATGAtattaattgttaaataatatcCTTAAAAATGTGTTTAAGAATGGaggttgaagaataaaaaaagaaagaaataagaagagAGAGAACTATAAAGCTACAGAAATAATGACAACCTTTTATTACTTGATCATCATGTTTCTTAACCCTATTTATGTACATAGAAGGTATAAATTGAAGCTCTTGGTGGTTGGCTAACCAAGTTTTCTTCTCAAAAAGTTAAATCTTGCTCTCGTGGCAACTCTTTAATCCTTCCTTGTAGAATAAATCGACCACTATTGCTAGTAATTGTCATGATTGGTTAGTGTCGTGAATATACAACTGGAAGCGCATATATGAATAAGATTTCAGATAGCTGATAGTGTTCAAGCTCAGATTGTCTCTCCTTTGCTTTCCTTTTATAATGACTATCTTGAAACCAAAAGGGAACACCAAGTAAGGATAGGCTCTAAAACAAAGAAAGGTAGTTCCTTGCACTTTCTTTCACCAACACAAAACAGTTCTTAACTTTTATCATGTCCGTAGCTTTCATGGtgaaatgatatcattttacaTGCATAGTATAACATTGATGGGCAtgatcaaggttgttaaaatcatgagttcactcgtaaaatcatatgattttaggAGTCAATATATGCTTAACATGCATAATCACCTTACAAACtcgaaaattgataaaatcagtttaaaatcaagtgaaatcggtaaaatcaaaagaaatcacAAATTTGGTACCAGTTTTatgatttcaacaaaaaaacatatactgCACTGTAATAGTGTAATATATGTTTTCTCCAGGCCAATAGCCACATGCTAGCTACCCATATCCAATAGTCCACATCACTCTTTGAGATCGACACACATctaacatttaccataaattccTACTCTCTGAAGAGAAAATCTTTGAGATCAACGGCTAATgacttcttcttcatcaacagCAGCAACGATCTCCTTTTTTCCCCAACATCaacagttttctcttcacactTCAGAATTCAGTCTTCGACTCTTCATCAACAGCTctttgcctctctctctcttttttttccatcatcaaCAACATCCTCTTTAATCTTCACTCTTCATCAACAGTGCTATCTTCTTCAGTATTTATCAACGACTTCCTCTTTAATCTTCATCAACAAGACAACAATGGTACTCTCACACCTTTCATTATCAAATTCATACAATATATATAGAcattataaaatatcttttacaaTCTTCAAAGTACTTAATTAATATTAGACTTTTCAATTAGATTTATAGTATTACTagatttatagtattttttatatggatgaTTATTCATTGTACTAGCTTCAATACATTTAATCTTGGtaaacaagtttaataactaacaACATGGTGGTAAAAGAGTAACCCACCTACTTAGTGCACTAGCCACGTTGCTGATATTGTCAAATTAATGTCTCAGGGAGAAAATGAACAACATCAATTTGGCATGTCGGCAACTTAACTTCTATTAATCATTGATGTACTTCAAGACATCATGATCAGTAAagatcaaggttgtcaattccgttttggtaggttttttgttttttcaattagaatGGAATGTTTTAATTTCGAAGTGTTTCGGCATACCGTTTTCGGGGttgtactatatatatatatatatatatatatatattcaacaaacataattcaaattcaagataaattaattataaattatccaatacaaacataatgtcaaacaaatataatttcaaaatttaaaatatttctaaatagtcaagattaaatagatttttaacttaaagtaattcaacttaaacaaaaatatcaaaatattatgaaataaaaatgttttaacataaatattttaaatatataactaggtcaatgttatcaaggctaatggGATTTAAAGCATTCCTTGTTTTGcttaaattcctacaaagtataaacttgaaaaaaaaaaattcatgaatataaaccatatatatagtgataaatctcattttaaaaaattaatatcattgttaatgaaaatagtaataataattttcaatattattattaatatcattgttattgaaaatagtaatgaaaaagagttttttatacttggatggtttaattaattaaattgaatcaggttcaatttgattcaatggcttttcaagatTGGAACAAAATATGT
It encodes the following:
- the LOC118042256 gene encoding geraniol 8-hydroxylase, yielding MLNASVLLRRKSGCTVLPPGPRQLPIIGNILALGDKPHRTFAKLSQTYGPLMTLKLGRITTIVISSPNIAKEALQKHDQALSSRTVPDAVRGHHKNSILWLPASTHWKFLKKLTVTQMFTSQRLDANRALRGKKVQELLEYVHENCNNGHAVDVGVMEQIGKANIADYFPILRLVDPQGVRRKTNNYLKRLAQIFDSIINERTRPRSSSVASKASHDVLDALLILAKEDNTELSSTDIQVLLLDFFIAGTDTTSSTVEWAMTELLLNPDKMVKAKNELQQVEGPVQESDISKCPYLQAIVKETFRLHPPAPLLLPRKAVSEVEMQGFTVPKNAQILINIWAIGRHPAIWPDPNSFKPERFLECQADVKGRDFELIPFGAGRRICPGLPLGHKMVHLTLASLIHSFDWKIADDLTPEDIDTSETYGITLHKSEPLRAIPM